In Apium graveolens cultivar Ventura chromosome 10, ASM990537v1, whole genome shotgun sequence, the following are encoded in one genomic region:
- the LOC141690983 gene encoding uncharacterized protein LOC141690983, translated as MPKYMPRTVSMEAMKSKDGTVALSYPMLTKSNYTVWAMKMRAFMRAHGIWDAIEPTDPKGAVDEKVDRVALAAVYQAIPKDILLAVAEKTTAKSTWEAIKMMCQGAERVKTARIQTLKTEFETLRMKETEGIDEFSMTLSGLVTNIRALGETVQESHIVKKLLRAVPNWFLQITSAMEQFGKIDEMSFEEAVGSLKAHEEKLQGQVEKGIGQLLLTEDEWMKRETNMGQLLLTKEEWQRRSNKGGTEGSPNQKIRGNFQGVRGVRDRSRVRYFNCGGLGHFAIECRKPKREKEPKQEANLTQIQDDEPALLLNETDMKSFLINEEEVTPKLVNNEDTRSDSNLWYLDNGASNHMTWQRSKFRELDENITGQLSLEMAQW; from the coding sequence ATGCCCAAGTATATGCCAAGAACAGTTTCGATGGAGGCAATGAAAAGCAAAGACGGAACGGTGGCACTAAGCTACCCCATGCTGACGAAAAGCAACTACACAGTATGGGCAATGAAGATGAGAGCGTTCATGAGGGCACATGGAATATGGGATGCAATCGAGCCCACAGATCCAAAGGGTGCTGTTGATGAAAAGGTGGACAGGGTAGCACTTGCAGCTGTGTACCAAGCTATCCCTAAGGACATCTTATTGGCAGTGGCCGAAAAGACAACAGCCAAAAGCACTTGGGAAGCAATAAAGATGATGTGTCAAGGAGCAGAGAGAGTCAAGACAGCCAGGATCCAAACTCTGAAAACTGAGTTTGAGACCCTGAGGATGAAAGAAACTGAGGGAATTGATGAATTCAGCATGACTCTGAGTGGCTTGGTAACCAATATCCGGGCGTTGGGTGAAACGGTGCAAGAGAGCCACATAGTAAAGAAATTATTGAGGGCGGTCCCAAACTGGTTTCTTCAGATAACCTCAGCAATGGAACAATTCGGAAAAATCGATGAGATGTCATTTGAAGAAGCTGTTGGATCTCTGAAAGCACATGAAGAAAAATTGCAGGGCCAAGTGGAGAAGGGCATTGGGCAATTGTTACTAACAGAAGATGAGTGGATGAAACGCGAGACAAATATGGGACAATTGCTCTTGACGAAAGAAGAATGGCAAAGGAGGTCGAATAAAGGTGGTACAGAGGGCTCACCAAATCAGAAAATTCGAGGCAATTTTCAAGGAGTTCGTGGAGTTCGTGACAGGAGTAGAGTGAGGTATTTTAATTGCGGAGGACTTGGACATTTTGCTATCGAATGTCGAAAACCAAAGCGAGAGAAGGAGCCCAAGCAAGAGGCAAACCTAACGCAGATTCAAGATGATGAACCTGCATTGCTGCTTAACGAAACAGATATGAAATCATTTCTGATTAATGAGGAGGAAGTAACGCCAAAGTTGGTTAATAACGAGGATACAAGGAGTGATTCAAATCTGTGGTATTTGGACAACGGAGCAAGTAATCATATGACATGGCAGCGGTCAAAGTTTAGGGAGCTCGATGAAAACATTACTGGACAGTTAAGTTTGGAGATGGCTCAGTGGTAG
- the LOC141690984 gene encoding secreted RxLR effector protein 161-like has protein sequence MSDYNPVRYPMEPKLLLHKDENGEPVNPTEFKSIIGGLRYLVHTRPDIAYAIGVVSRFMERPTMLHLSAAKRILRYVRGTLDFGLLYKAGKGNYLLAGYSDSDLAGCVDDRKSTGVAAFYLDDSLITWISQKQRCVALSLCEAEFMAATTAACQGIWLQRVLSYISDVEPEPVMLYIDNRSAVDLAKNPVFHGRSKHIDIRYHFIRECVEQGLIKIKYVSTNEQRVDILTKALSVAKFEKMRNLLGVKQLKSV, from the coding sequence ATGAGTGACTATAATCCCGTCAGATATCCTATGGAACCGAAATTGCTGCTGCACAAAGATGAAAATGGTGAACCTGTGAACCCGACagaatttaaatccataattggAGGTTTGCGCTACCTAGTGCACACCAGGCCTGATATCGCCTATGCAATAGGAGTGGTCAGTCGGTTCATGGAACGCCCAACTATGTTACATCTCTCTGCAGCTAAGAGAATATTGCGTTATGTACGAGGAACCTTGGATTTTGGATTACTGTACAAGGCTGGAAAAGGTAACTATTTGCTGGCAGGTTATTCAGATAGCGACTTGGCAGGATGTGTGGACGATCGTAAGAGCACCGGTGTAGCGGCGTTTTACTTGGATGACAGTCTCATAACTTGGATTTCTCAGAAACAAAGATGTGTTGCATTATCGTTGTGTGAAGCAGAATTTATGGCAGCCACAACAGCTGCTTGTCAAGGGATATGGCTGCAACGAGTTCTTAGTTACATTTCAGATGTTGAGCCCGAGCCTGTCATGTTATATATCGATAATCGTTCTGCTGTTGATCTCGCCAAGAATCCGGTCTTCCATGGTAGGAGCAAGCACATAGACATTCGCTATCATTTTATACGAGAATGCGTGGAACAAGGTCTGATCAAAATTAAATATGTCAGCACAAATGAGCAGCGTGTAGACATTCTCACTAAAGCACTGTCCGTAGCAAAGTTTGAGAAAATGAGGAATCTGTTGGGTGTTAAGCAGCTCAAGTcagtttag